The window CCTGGCGTTCGTCCGGCCGCTGGCCCCCGGCGCCCGCTCGAACCTCGTGCTGCTGACGGCCGCGGGAGCCATCGTGCCGCTGACGCTGGTCGAAAGCGCCGATGCGCCGGTGGACACGGTCCTCCGCGTCGGCCCCCGCTCGGCGGAGCCGGCCGGCGGCGGTCCCGCGCTGGCTTCCGCCGATGCGGTCGCCGCAACGGCTGCCCGCGCGGCCGAGACCTGGGAGGCGGTCGCGGATGCGGAGGCGCGCGCGGCCGAGCGTATCGAGGCAGCCCGCTCGGCGGCGCAGGCCGCACTCGACGCGCGCCGCGAAGCCTATCCGCGGCAGGCGCGCTTCGACTACCGCTGGACCACCGAGGCGGCCGGCTACCCGTGGCTGGTCGAGGAAATGTGGCACGACGGCCGGCGGACGTTCCTGCGGACGCGGGCGCTGTCGCCGGACCTCTACGAGCACGTGGGCGGGGAGCTGGAACGGGTCGCGGTGTCGGAAGTGCTCGATGGCGTGCTGCACGTGGTCCCGCGGGTGCTCGGGTCCGGCGCGATGGAAGTCGGCGAGCGGCGGCTGCGGTGGACGGCCGTACTGAGAAAGGAAGGCCCGTGATGGCGAAGTGGAAGCAGGTGCTCCAACCCCCGGCCGGTGCGCTGCCGGGGAACCTGGTCACCAAGGCCGGCGTGGGCATCATCGCCGTGCTGCTGGCCGGTCTCTTGCTGAGCCAGTCGGGCGGGGACGAGGAAGCCGAGGATGCCGGCGCGGCCGAGCCGGAGGTCACCGGACGAGGCATGGTCGGGCAGCTCCGGTCGCGGCTGACGCAGCTCGCCGAGCAGCGCCGGGTCGAGGAGGACGACGGCGGGGAGTCTGGTGACACCCATCCGCCGCAACTGCCGCCGGCTCCGCCGGGGCCGGGCGGCGCGGCGTCGGAGGACTCGTCGTCGCTTCCGACGGCCGGCGAGGTGGAGCTGCGCGAGCGGCTGCGGCTGGAGGCCATCGAACGGCGCGCCCGGTCGCTGCGCGCGCCAAGCGTCGTGCAGACCTTCCGGGACGAGCTGCGTCGAGGCGACGGCGACGTTGTCGACCCGGACCGCAGCGGTTCAGGGGGAATGGCGCCGGCTGCGCCCGCCGTAGTCGCTGGCGACGCCGGCACGGCGTCGAGCCTGCCGGCGCCGCCCGACCCGGCCGCCATAGCCGACCGCATGCAGGACGCGAACGCGGCGCTGCTGGCGGGGCTGGCCGGCGGCGACGCTGCGGACCCGGCCGCACGCACCGTGCCGGGCGTGACCGGGCCGCCCGTGGATGCGACGGCGGAGCCGGCGGTGGTGAGGACCCCGATGGACCCGGACGGATGGGAGCGGGTCTACGAGGGATCGGTGCTGAGCGCGGTGCTCGTCACGCAACTCGACGGCGACTTCGCCGGCCCGGCTCTCGCGCAGGTCGCGATCCCATTCTACTCGCGCGACCGCCAGCGCATCCTCGTGCCGCGCGGCGCACGGCTGCTCGGCGCGGCGGAGGCCGTCCGGCATCAGGACCAGAGCCGGCTGGCGGTCGGCTTCCACCGGCTCGTCTGGCTCGACGGCCGCTGGGTCGACCTCGCGTTCCACGGCCTGAACGCCATCGGCGAGAGCGCACTGGCGGACCAGGTCGACCGCCACTACGCGTCGACGTTCGCCGCCGCCGGCGCGGTCGGCCTGCTCGCCGGACTGACGCTCCAGGGCTCCGACCCGTACGCCGGGGGCGGGGCCGGCTTCCGCGCCGCGTCCGGGCAGGGCTTCGGCCAGTCGGCGACGCAGATCCTCGGGCGGTTCCTCAACCGCCTGCCCACGGTCACGGTGCGCGCCGGCCACCGGCTGCGTGTCTGGGTGACCTCGGACTTCCTCGTGCCGCGGCCCGAGCCGCACCCGGAAAGGATGTACCGGAAATGACGAACAGATGGCGCTTGTTGATTGCAGGCGTGGTGGCCGCCGTCGCGATCGGAACGTGGTCGAGCCGGCGCGCCGAGGCGTGCCTGTTCGGCTCGTGCGACGCGATCATCATCGCCAACCAGGTGACGCAGATCGCCCACATGGTGACGCAGATCTCGAAGATGGTCGACCAGCTCCAGTCGCTCGACGGCGTGCTGGCGACGACCACCGAGCTGGTTACGTCGAACGACATCGGCATGGGCAACATCGGCCGGCTGCGCGAGGTGACCGACGCCGAGTGGCTGATCGGCCGCCACGGCATCGGCCTGTCGACGAGCACGAGCGCGGGCGGCGTCGGCGCGTTCCTCCAGCGGATTCCCGGCGTCACGGACGAGGCCGGCTGGCTCGACGTGCTGGCCGCGCCGAGTCTCGGCGACCCGGCGGCGGCGACGGTGCTGCTGGGCGGGCGGCCGGCGACGGAGACCTCGGCGGCCGAGCCGAGCACATTCCGCTCGTGGACCGCTCCGAGCGGCCCGGCCTGGTCCGGTCCCGGCCGCAACGCGGCGCGCGAGGCGCTCGACATCCTCGGCGACGTGGCCGAAGGCACCGCGACGTGGCGCACTGTGTGGGACGACATCGAGGCGGCGCTGCCGCCGTCGGTCACGGCCGCCGACCTGCGGGGGCTGCGCATGGCGCGTGCAGTTGCCGACCGGTTGGTGCGTCTCTGGCGGCGGTCGGAGCGGCGGGCGGCGGCCGAGCTGACGCACGCGCACGCGGTCGCCGAAGCTGCCTCGACCCTGGCCGTGCAGGTCGGCGAGTCGGCGGCGCACCTGTCGGACTTGCGCGACGACGACCTGATGCGAACGCAGCGCGTCGACCAGGCCGCGCTCGCGAACGGCGTGACGCAGACCGAGCTGCTGCTGGCGCAGGCGCAGCTTGCCGCCTTCGAGGCGGCGCGCGAAGCCCGCGAGCGCTACGAGGTCGAGCGGGCGCGGCGCGAGGCGGCGGCACGTTGGCAGGACGACACCGTGCAGGCGCGGACCGAGCACGACGCCTTCCTCGCGGATCTGGCTGCGGCCGAGTCCGCCGTCATCGACAGCCACCGGCGCGTCCCGTCGCCGTCGAATTGGTAGTCCGGCCGCAACCCTGGAGGAAAAGAGCAGCCATGACACCAATCGACTTGCTGTTGATGCTCCAGCAGGCGTCCGTCCTGACGGACCAGTTGATGGCCTCGGTGGCTCCGGCCGTGGCCACGGCCGGGATGCAGCTCTGGCAAGGGCTGGCGCTGATCGTCGTCGTCTGGACCGGCGCGCAGATGGCCCTTGCCGGCCACGGCGTCAACATGGCCGCCGTCGTCCGCATGGTCGTCGGGCTGTCGATCCCGCTCGGCATGCTCCGCTTCTACACGGCGCCGCTGCCGGGGACCGGCCGGAGCGTCCCGGACCTGATCACGGGGATGGGCGACTGGCTCCAGGGAATGATCGTCGCCGACGCCGGGACCGCGATGCTGGAGCAGCTCGGTCTCGCGACCGGCGCGTGGCGGGAGCTGTTCGCCGGCCAGGGGCTGTTCGGGAGCCTTGCCTCGTTCGGCTGGAACGTCGTCGCGGACCTGCCGGGCGTGCTCGACGCGGCCTTCGACCTCTTCATGACGCTCGGACTGATGGTCGTCCTCCTCATGGGTCTGGTGGTGGTCTTCGCGCTCGGGCAGGCGCAGGTCATGTGGGCGCAGATCGCGCTCTCCATCGCGCTGGTGCTCGGCCCGG is drawn from Acidobacteriota bacterium and contains these coding sequences:
- a CDS encoding TrbI/VirB10 family protein, which produces MAKWKQVLQPPAGALPGNLVTKAGVGIIAVLLAGLLLSQSGGDEEAEDAGAAEPEVTGRGMVGQLRSRLTQLAEQRRVEEDDGGESGDTHPPQLPPAPPGPGGAASEDSSSLPTAGEVELRERLRLEAIERRARSLRAPSVVQTFRDELRRGDGDVVDPDRSGSGGMAPAAPAVVAGDAGTASSLPAPPDPAAIADRMQDANAALLAGLAGGDAADPAARTVPGVTGPPVDATAEPAVVRTPMDPDGWERVYEGSVLSAVLVTQLDGDFAGPALAQVAIPFYSRDRQRILVPRGARLLGAAEAVRHQDQSRLAVGFHRLVWLDGRWVDLAFHGLNAIGESALADQVDRHYASTFAAAGAVGLLAGLTLQGSDPYAGGGAGFRAASGQGFGQSATQILGRFLNRLPTVTVRAGHRLRVWVTSDFLVPRPEPHPERMYRK
- a CDS encoding type IV secretion system protein, producing the protein MTPIDLLLMLQQASVLTDQLMASVAPAVATAGMQLWQGLALIVVVWTGAQMALAGHGVNMAAVVRMVVGLSIPLGMLRFYTAPLPGTGRSVPDLITGMGDWLQGMIVADAGTAMLEQLGLATGAWRELFAGQGLFGSLASFGWNVVADLPGVLDAAFDLFMTLGLMVVLLMGLVVVFALGQAQVMWAQIALSIALVLGPVFIPWMLVPQLSFLFWGWFRTVLVYSLYGAIAAAVFRVVTELGMFVVQGWTGDVSADVEWAGPTGILTAMRRSLVTIPYIVAAGLATLKVGELTQMLVSGSGNVSSGASGRAVQTASAARVVMTGGV